Proteins from one Scleropages formosus chromosome 14, fSclFor1.1, whole genome shotgun sequence genomic window:
- the LOC108928989 gene encoding pre-mRNA 3'-end-processing factor FIP1-like, giving the protein MAGESSAADSSLVAGGANDPEEDEEQWLYGDESTKKQTEEAVTGFPDSNQESFLSNTDDKDTAERAVKSDEDDDDSDSDDDDDVKVTIGNIKTGAPSYMAPPMNLSLKPGRGYGVNPAAKLQSKGIDMEALGSINGLPVVEVDIDIFEDKPWRKPGADLSDYFNYGFNEETWKAYCEKQRRLQLGLEPSAPLSSENKITVQQGRTAILEKETEPNAIKPDFKMDFPPPANILPAANRLKAGPPPNRKLGGTIDVIGGQTGAIRRVEGRRREIHEQNPIQVLGDHANKTQPFVPPAGLPPPPIGAPPPHFMHPPPPVSGMPPPLHPPGIPPPAIPGLFPPPMAPPPSLMMPPMDGRCPTSGYNTRAPPPFGYNSSDSSFISYPPVSSSHSPWVPPLEKGSAGSSHWEYQGSRRDMERERDRERDRTPTTSEYSNEDERYHYYSHDRDYEREFHHGRERSRERSRERSRERDERHRDRRHRDKEESSKHKSSKRKQHDGEEGEGHRRHKHKKNKRSKEDKEALEEVSGHREESEGKE; this is encoded by the exons ATGGCGGGCGAGTCGAGCGCCGCGGATTCCTCTTTGGTGGCCGGCGGCGCGAACGACcccgaggaggacgaggagcagTGGCTGTACGGGG ATGAGAGCACCAAAAAACAGACTGAGGAGGCTGTGACTGG GTTCCCTGATTCCAATCAAGAGAGTTTCCTTAGCAACACCGATGACAAGGACACTGCTGAACGG GCTGTGAAGAGCGACGAGGATGATGACGACAGTGACAGCGATGACGACGATGATGTCAAGGTCACCATTGGCAATATTAAGACCGGAGCACCTTCATATAT GGCACCACCAATGAACCTGAGTCTAAAACCTGGACGAGGTTATGGTGTTAATCCTGCAG CCAAGCTGCAGTCTAAAGGAATCGATATGGAAGCCTTGGGCAGCATCAACGGGCTTCCTGTGGTAGAGGTGGACATTGACATCTTTGAGGACAAACCATGGAGGAAGCCAG GTGCTGACCTCTCCGACTACTTCAACTACGGCTTTAACGAGGAGACCTGGAAGGCGTACTGCGAGAAGCAGCGCAGGCTGCAGCTGGGCCTGGAGCCCAGCGCCCCTCTGAGCTCTGAGAATAAGATCACA GTCCAGCAAGGAAGGACGGCTATTTTAGAGAAGGAAACGGAGCCAAATGCCATCAAGCCGGACTTCAAGATGGACTTCCCCCCTCCTGCCAACATCCTTCCTGCTGCCAACAGACTTAAGGCGGGACCCCCACCAAATAG GAAGTTGGGCGGAACCATTGATGTGATTGGCGGACAGACCGGTGCGATTCGACGGGTTGAAGGGCGAAGGAGAGAGATACATGAACAGAACCCCATCCAG GTATTGGGAGACCATGCCAACAAGACGCAGCCGTTTGTCCCGCCAGCGGGCCTCCCTCCTCCCCCGATTGGAGCTCCCCCTCCTCATTTCatgcacccccctccaccagTCTCCGGCATGCCCcccccgctgcaccccccag GGATTCCTCCACCTGCCATTCCAG GCTTGTTTCCCCCTCCCATGGCTCCACCCCCAAGTCTAATGATGCCTCCAATGGATGG AAGATGCCCTACCTCGGGGTACAACACTAGAGCCCCACCTCCCTTTGGATACAACTCCTCAG ATTCCAGTTTCATCAGCTACCCTCCAGTGTCTTCCTCCCATTCACCCTGGGTTCCACCTCTGGAGAAGGGAAGTGCAGGTAGCTCGCACTGGGAGTACCAGGGATCTCGCCGGGACatggagagagagcgagaccgCGAGAGGGACCGCACACCCACCACAAGCGAGTACAGCAA CGAGGATGAACGCTATCACTACTACAGCCACGACCGGGACTACGAGCGAGAGTTCCACCATGGCCGCGAGCGCAGCCGAGAACGCAGCCGTGAGCGCAGCAGAGAGCGCGATGAGCGGCACAGGGACCGGCGCCATCGTGACAAGGAAGAGAGCAGCAAACACAAGTCCTCCAAGCG CAAGCAGCAcgatggggaggagggggagggccATCGGAGACACAAGCACAAAAAGAATAAGCGCAGTAAGGAGGACAAGGAGGCACTGGAGGAGGTGTCAGGGCACAGAGAGGAGTCCGAGGGTAAGGAGTAG
- the LOC108929017 gene encoding cysteine-rich hydrophobic domain-containing protein 2-like, whose product MTVLLPSMADFDTIYELDEDDDRVVSEEHAARYCPEPVVMRGAGHITVFGLSNKFDSEFPSVLTGKVAPEEFKTSMGRVNTCLKKNLPINVKWLLCGCLCCCCTVGCSLWPVICLNKRTRRSIQKLLEWENNRLYHKLGLHWKLSKRKCESSNMMEYVILIEFLPKYPIFRPD is encoded by the exons ATGACCGTCCTACTGCCAAGCATGGCGGATTTCGACACCATCTACGAGCTGGACGAGGACGACGATCGGGTGGTGAGCGAGGAGCACGCGGCCAGATACTGCCCCGAGCCCGTGGTGATGCGGGGTGCCGGCCACATCACCGT GTTTGGCCTGAGCAACAAATTCGACTCTGAATTTCCTTCAGTTCTTACAGGAAAG GTGGCTCCCGAGGAGTTCAAGACAAGCATGGGCCGGGTGAACACGTGCCTAAAGAAGAACCTTCCCATCAACGTGAAGTGGCTTTTGTGTGGCTgcctgtgctgctgttgcacagTTGGTTGCAGCCTGTGGCCTGTCATCTGTCTCAACAAGAGA ACGAGAAGGTCCATTCAGAAATTATTAGAATGGGAAAACAATAGATTGTATCATAAG CTGGGACTGCACTGGAAACTCAGCAAGAGGAAATGTGAAAGCAGTAACATGATGGAATAT GTAATTCTTATAGAATTCTTGCCCAAATATCCAATCTTCAGACCAGACTGA
- the LOC108928955 gene encoding homeobox protein CDX-1-like — translation MYVGYVLDKEGTMYHQGTVRRSSINMPPQNFISAPQYSDYAGYHHVPNMECHSQATGTWGPPYGGQREDWGAYGLAPQAPLPGPANNLPPGQGSFASQDYTAMNPPPGSTGLQPAPQSVPVSEESPETERRSNSYQWMRKTAQSTSTGKTRTKDKYRVVYTDHQRLELEKEFHYNRYITIRRKSELALNLGLSERQVKIWFQNRRAKERKLIKRKMAQSDGSGSSGHSEPGSLSPLPPRVSMSPSEIHINVYPPMGIDNLQPVRNMQQVTVTQ, via the exons ATGTACGTGGGGTACGTTCTGGACAAAGAAGGAACCATGTACCATCAGGGAACAGTAAGAAGATCCAGCATCAACATGCCTCCTCAGAACTTCATCTCCGCTCCACAGTACTCCGATTATGCAGGATACCATCACGTCCCGAATATGGAATGCCACTCACAGGCCACAGGGACCTGGGGACCCCCGTATGGGGGGCAGAGAGAGGACTGGGGTGCatacggactggcgccccaggCCCCTCTACCTGGGCCTGCGAACAACCTACCGCCCGGCCAGGGTTCCTTCGCTTCTCAAGACTACACAGCTATGAATCCTCCGCCGGGATCGACGGGCCTGCAGCCCGCGCCACAGAGTGTCCCGGTGTCGGAAGAGTCGCCTGAGACAGAACGACGCAGCAACTCGTACCAGTGGATGAGAAAAACGGCCCAGTCCACCTCGACCG GGAAAACGAGGACGAAGGACAAATACAGAGTCGTCTATACTGACCACCAGAGACTGGAATTAGAAAAAGAGTTCCACTATAACCGCTACATCACAATCCGACGAAAATCCGAGCTGGCGCTTAACCTCGGACTCTCAGAAAGACAG GTGAAGATCTGGTTTCAGAACCGCAGGGCCAAAGAGAGGAAACTGATCAAGAGGAAAATGGCCCAGTCAGATGGCAGTGGCAGCTCTGGGCACAGTGAACCTGGCTCCCTGAGTCCTCTTCCACCACGGGTGTCTATGAGCCCTTCAGAAATTCACATCAATGTCTACCCTCCTATGGGAATAGATAACCTGCAGCCTGTTCGGAATATGCAGCAAGTGACTGTCACTCAGTGA